One Cydia fagiglandana chromosome 11, ilCydFagi1.1, whole genome shotgun sequence genomic region harbors:
- the LOC134669017 gene encoding uncharacterized protein LOC134669017, translating to MAPAPRVETNEIKSSALELIGNTPLVALDRLHPGPGRILAKCEFMNPGGSIKDRSSLYMINAALRNGELKPGNPILEVTSGNQGCGLAVVAAVKDHPLTIYMSAGNSEQRAIQMEACGAKCIRVPQVEGVYGKVTYADVQAAEEECLKTVEKTGHFLVNQFYNEANVQAHYEMTGPEIWRQTGGHVDAFVATAGTSGTFSGTSKYLKEKNPALKAYIVEPEGAEVIAGKPVWKACHKLQGSGYGVVPALFKYDVMDGTLSVSDEEAVQYKRLLGVKEGLYVGYTSGANVAAAVKLLQAGCLPEHAWVVTMLNDTGLKYSPTPDEVKSDDS from the coding sequence ATGGCACCTGCTCCCCGTGTTGAAACTAATGAAATTAAATCGTCAGCTTTGGAGCTAATAGGTAATACTCCGCTCGTTGCTCTTGATCGATTGCACCCTGGACCTGGACGAATTCTAGCAAAATGTGAATTTATGAACCCGGGAGGGTCTATCAAGGACCGATCTTCTTTGTACATGATAAATGCGGCTCTGAGGAACGGGGAGCTGAAACCTGGTAATCCGATTTTAGAGGTGACATCTGGCAACCAAGGCTGTGGTCTCGCCGTAGTCGCCGCTGTAAAAGATCATCCTTTGACAATATATATGTCTGCGGGCAACAGCGAACAGAGAGCGATACAAATGGAAGCGTGCGGTGCGAAGTGTATCCGAGTACCACAAGTTGAGGGTGTTTACGGCAAAGTCACTTACGCTGATGTTCAAGCGGCGGAAGAAGAATGTTTAAAAACCGTTGAAAAGACCGGCCACTTTCTTGTAAATCAGTTTTATAATGAAGCGAACGTACAAGCTCACTACGAAATGACAGGACCCGAAATCTGGAGACAAACCGGTGGTCACGTGGATGCATTTGTAGCCACGGCCGGAACGAGCGGTACTTTCTCGGGAACATCCAAATATTTAAAAGAGAAGAATCCTGCATTGAAAGCGTATATAGTTGAGCCGGAAGGAGCGGAGGTAATAGCCGGCAAGCCCGTTTGGAAGGCGTGCCACAAGCTGCAGGGTTCCGGCTACGGCGTGGTGCCGGCGCTGTTCAAGTACGATGTGATGGATGGAACGCTTAGCGTATCTGACGAAGAGGCCGTGCAGTACAAGCGGCTGTTGGGCGTGAAGGAGGGGCTGTACGTGGGCTACACTAGTGGCGCCAACGTGGCCGCCGCGGTGAAGCTGCTGCAGGCCGGCTGCCTGCCCGAGCACGCCTGGGTGGTTACCATGCTCAACGACACAGGGTTGAAGTACTCGCCCACACCTGACGAAGTTAAAAGTGATGATAGTTAA